A single window of Engraulis encrasicolus isolate BLACKSEA-1 chromosome 20, IST_EnEncr_1.0, whole genome shotgun sequence DNA harbors:
- the chtf18 gene encoding chromosome transmission fidelity protein 18 homolog isoform X2, translated as MDEYDEMYGIEDDFEQQFADELEIMAEMEKAEQQGKVSKYREEAAKSRQSSSEVELQPRQSFEEAIAAGDTTLPRRAVAKQPLPSAAAAADDDDDDYEDHLIIALTEEEEKEAQTPVPKRRKFDVAKKLTFNSAPSDDITPFSDDITPPSSPEAYERSRPRPVSTVTNLMDMSGLGALQDTPSRVAMPTSSILRRAPLTGDYITVTNSNGDRVYLRQKEEQSLESVVRSVRGSHNSLGLLATPIEVLMEQAMEKRHRQVVEESQRLTDLISSNVNEALLGVGVDVDDDDGGDEDQDGSSSRLWVDRFSPRHYTDLLSDDFTNRCLLKWLKLWDCVVFGRERKPRPIVQENQLQGGFQGSYQSQGGFKGNNQSQGGFKGNNQSQGGFKTKSQITEEILEAELDQYKRPKYKVALLSGPPGLGKTTLAHIIAKHAGYNVVEINASDDRSAELFQKRIDTATQMKSVLGANEKPNCLIIDEIDGAPSAAINVLLAILNRKESRDEGEGAGPNSLKKKKKKENVLLRPIICICNDLYVPALRPLRQQAFLLAFPQTQPSRLTQRLAEISRYQGMKVDTGTLMALCEKTDNDIRSCINTLQFLHGRGKRQLDVRAVSSVCVGQKDQNKGLFSIWQEIFQLPRNANKRKRIGREGQEGVLNEGAQRLHHILHLASSCGENEKITQGLYDNFLHMKLKDPSLGGVCAGLDWLCFVDVLGEYMMHTQNFTLLRYTPFLPAAFHMLYAHTHTPRINYPSSHYEALTKQQQLRNGVVAMLADIPPSVRSRVAITSLCLDMLSLLLDLIAPKLRPVNPQLYSSREKQQLLDLIDTMINYNLNYTQQRNPEGQYTYLLEPNVEEVVRFPGLPPRRQLTYQVKQLIAREIELERMRRTERAQLRRNANTRGDPQEVMSQPQAAKVEKQEVKRVTSKNHQQRLENIVKQAVVETRPEMDFFGRVIVPKDKPASTNTAEEGKGGVATKGSLAQIGVAVGNSDVWFRFNEGVSNAVRRNVYIRELL; from the exons ATGGACGAATATGACGAAATGTACGGGATCGAGGATGACTTCGAGCAGCAGTTTGCAGACGAGTTGGAAATCATGGcggagatggaga aaGCAGAGCAGCAGGGCAAGGTGTCCAAGTACCGTGAGGAGGCAGCTAAGTCACGTCAATCATCATCGGAGGTTGAGCTTCAGCCGCGTCAGTCATTCGAGGAGGCCATAGCTGCCGGAGACACCACGTTGCCAAGGAGAGCCGTTGCCAAGCAACCACTGccatcagctgctgctgctgctgatgatgatgatgatgattatgaggaCCACTTGATCATCGCTCtgacggaggaagaggagaaagaggcacaga CCCCGGTGCCCAAGCGGCGGAAGTTTGATGTGGCCAAGAAGTTGACCTTCAACTCGGCGCCTTCTGATGACATCACACCGTTCTCTGATGACATCACTCCGCCATCTTCCCCAGAGGCCTACGAGCGCAGCAG gCCGAGACCAGTCTCCACGGTAACCAATCTGATGGACATGAGTGGTCTGGGGGCTCTTCAGGACACGCCCAGTCGCGTTGCTATGCCAACCTCCAGCATTCTGCGCCGGGCCCCACTAACCGGAGATTACATCACTGTAACCAACAGCAACGGAGACAGAGTCTACCTCAGGCAGAAAGAGgagcag tcGCTGGAGAGTGTCGTCCGGTCGGTTCGCGGTTCCCATAATTCCCTTGGGCTCCTGGCCACGCCCATCGAAGTCCTGATGGAACAGGCAATGGAGAag cgtcATCGTCAGGTGGTGGAGGAATCACAGAGACTCACGGACCTCATCAGCAG taatgtCAATGAGGCGTTGCTGGGAGTCGgagttgatgttgatgatgatgatggtggtgatgaagatCAAGACGGCTCCTCTTCGCGTCTCTGGGTCGATCGATTCTCACCACGACACTACACAGACCTACTGAGCGAtgat ttcaccAACAGGTGTCTGCTTAAGTGGTTGAAGCTGTGGGACTGCGTGGTGTTTGGCAGAGAGAGGAAACCCCGCCCCATTGTGCAAGAGAACCAATTACAGGGCGGCTTCCAGGGCAGCTACCAATCACAGGGCGGCTTCAAGGGCAACAACCAATCACAGGGTGGCTTCAAGGGCAACAATCAATCGCAGGGCGGCTTCAAGACCAAGAGCCAAATCACAGAGGAGATCCTGGAGGCAGAGCTCGACCAATACAAGCGCCCCAAATACAAG gtggcgtTACTCTCAGGTCCTCCTGGTCTGGGTAAGACAACGTTGGCTCACATCATCGCAAAGCATGCTGGGTACAACGTAGTGGAAATTAACGCCAG tgatGACCGTAGTGCGGAGCTTTTCCAGAAGCGTATTGACACGGCTACCCAGATGAAGTCTGTCCTGGGAGCCAATGAGAAGCCAAACTGCCTCATTATTGACGAGATCGATGGAGCGCCTTCC GCGGCGATCAACGTGCTATTGGCTATTTTGAACAGGAAGGAGAGCCGTGATGAGGGGGAAGGGGCGGGACCAAACtccctgaagaagaagaagaagaaagagaacgTGCTTCTGCGACCAATCATATGCATCTGCAACGACCT TTATGTGCCAGCACTCCGGCCCCTGCGACAGCAAGCGTTCTTATTGGCTTTCCCCCAGACGCAACCATCACGCCTCACACAGAGACTggcagag atttCTCGTTATCAGGGTATGAAGGTGGACACTGGGACTCTAATGGCTCTCTGTGAGAAGACGGACAATGACATCAGATCATGCATCAACAccttacag tTCCTGCATGGTCGTGGTAAAAGGCAGCTGGACGTGCGTGccgtgtccagtgtgtgtgtcggCCAGAAGGACCAAAACAAGGGACTCTTCTCCATCTGGCAGGAGATATTCCAGCTACCCAGAAACGCCAACAAGag GAAGCGGATTGGTCGAGAGGGCCAGGAGGGAGTGCTTAACGAAGGAGCTCAGAGATTACATCACATCCTGCACCTGGCCTCCTCTTGCGGAGAGAACGAGAAAATTACACAg gGCCTGTATGACAACTTCTTGCACATGAAGTTGAAGGACCCCAGTCTTGGCGGCGTGTGCGCGGGTCTGGACTGGTTGTGTTTTGTTGACGTGCTGGGAGAGTACATGATGCACACGCAGAACTTCACTCTGCTGCGCTACACACCCTTCCTCCCTGCAGCGTTCCACAtgctctacgcacacacacacacgccgcgcaTCAACTACCCCTCAAGCCACTACgag gcCCTGACGAAGCAGCAGCAGTTGCGGAACGGTGTGGTTGCCATGTTGGCGGATATTCCCCCGTCTGTGCGTAGTCGAGTGGCCATCACGTCTCTCTGTCTGGACATGCTGAGTCTCCTCCTCGACCTCATCGCACCCAAACTGCGCCCC gtgaATCCTCAGCTCTATAGCTCCAGAGAGAAACAGCAGCTGCTAGACTTGATTGACACCATGATCAACTACAACCTCAACTACACACAGCAGAGGAACCCAGAGGGCCAATACACATACCTACTGGagcc tAACGTGGAGGAGGTGGTGCGTTTCCCGGGCCTGCCACCCCGTCGCCAGTTGACCTATCAGGTGAAGCAGCTTATCGCCCGAGAGATAGAACTTGAACGCATGCGCAGGACTGAACGCGCTCAGCTCAGGAGGAATGCAaacacg AGAGGAGatccacaggaagtgatgtcacaaCCACAGGCAGCCAAGGTggagaaacaggaagtgaagagaGTCACCAGCAAGAACCACCAGCAGAGACTGGAGAACATCGTCAAGCAGGCAGTAGTGGAGACCAgg CCTGAGATGGACTTCTTTGGCCGTGTCATAGTACCCAAGGACAAACCAGCCTCCAcaaacacag cGGAGGAGGGTAAAGGAGGCGTGGCTACTAAAGGGAGTTTGGCTCAGATTGGTGTTGCTGTGGGAAACAGTGATGTTTGGTTCCGTTTCAACGAGGGAGTTTCCAACGCAGTCAGGCGGAATGTGTACATCAGAGAACTACTctaa
- the chtf18 gene encoding chromosome transmission fidelity protein 18 homolog isoform X1, giving the protein MDEYDEMYGIEDDFEQQFADELEIMAEMEKEAEQQGKVSKYREEAAKSRQSSSEVELQPRQSFEEAIAAGDTTLPRRAVAKQPLPSAAAAADDDDDDYEDHLIIALTEEEEKEAQTPVPKRRKFDVAKKLTFNSAPSDDITPFSDDITPPSSPEAYERSRPRPVSTVTNLMDMSGLGALQDTPSRVAMPTSSILRRAPLTGDYITVTNSNGDRVYLRQKEEQSLESVVRSVRGSHNSLGLLATPIEVLMEQAMEKRHRQVVEESQRLTDLISSNVNEALLGVGVDVDDDDGGDEDQDGSSSRLWVDRFSPRHYTDLLSDDFTNRCLLKWLKLWDCVVFGRERKPRPIVQENQLQGGFQGSYQSQGGFKGNNQSQGGFKGNNQSQGGFKTKSQITEEILEAELDQYKRPKYKVALLSGPPGLGKTTLAHIIAKHAGYNVVEINASDDRSAELFQKRIDTATQMKSVLGANEKPNCLIIDEIDGAPSAAINVLLAILNRKESRDEGEGAGPNSLKKKKKKENVLLRPIICICNDLYVPALRPLRQQAFLLAFPQTQPSRLTQRLAEISRYQGMKVDTGTLMALCEKTDNDIRSCINTLQFLHGRGKRQLDVRAVSSVCVGQKDQNKGLFSIWQEIFQLPRNANKRKRIGREGQEGVLNEGAQRLHHILHLASSCGENEKITQGLYDNFLHMKLKDPSLGGVCAGLDWLCFVDVLGEYMMHTQNFTLLRYTPFLPAAFHMLYAHTHTPRINYPSSHYEALTKQQQLRNGVVAMLADIPPSVRSRVAITSLCLDMLSLLLDLIAPKLRPVNPQLYSSREKQQLLDLIDTMINYNLNYTQQRNPEGQYTYLLEPNVEEVVRFPGLPPRRQLTYQVKQLIAREIELERMRRTERAQLRRNANTRGDPQEVMSQPQAAKVEKQEVKRVTSKNHQQRLENIVKQAVVETRPEMDFFGRVIVPKDKPASTNTAEEGKGGVATKGSLAQIGVAVGNSDVWFRFNEGVSNAVRRNVYIRELL; this is encoded by the exons ATGGACGAATATGACGAAATGTACGGGATCGAGGATGACTTCGAGCAGCAGTTTGCAGACGAGTTGGAAATCATGGcggagatggaga aagaaGCAGAGCAGCAGGGCAAGGTGTCCAAGTACCGTGAGGAGGCAGCTAAGTCACGTCAATCATCATCGGAGGTTGAGCTTCAGCCGCGTCAGTCATTCGAGGAGGCCATAGCTGCCGGAGACACCACGTTGCCAAGGAGAGCCGTTGCCAAGCAACCACTGccatcagctgctgctgctgctgatgatgatgatgatgattatgaggaCCACTTGATCATCGCTCtgacggaggaagaggagaaagaggcacaga CCCCGGTGCCCAAGCGGCGGAAGTTTGATGTGGCCAAGAAGTTGACCTTCAACTCGGCGCCTTCTGATGACATCACACCGTTCTCTGATGACATCACTCCGCCATCTTCCCCAGAGGCCTACGAGCGCAGCAG gCCGAGACCAGTCTCCACGGTAACCAATCTGATGGACATGAGTGGTCTGGGGGCTCTTCAGGACACGCCCAGTCGCGTTGCTATGCCAACCTCCAGCATTCTGCGCCGGGCCCCACTAACCGGAGATTACATCACTGTAACCAACAGCAACGGAGACAGAGTCTACCTCAGGCAGAAAGAGgagcag tcGCTGGAGAGTGTCGTCCGGTCGGTTCGCGGTTCCCATAATTCCCTTGGGCTCCTGGCCACGCCCATCGAAGTCCTGATGGAACAGGCAATGGAGAag cgtcATCGTCAGGTGGTGGAGGAATCACAGAGACTCACGGACCTCATCAGCAG taatgtCAATGAGGCGTTGCTGGGAGTCGgagttgatgttgatgatgatgatggtggtgatgaagatCAAGACGGCTCCTCTTCGCGTCTCTGGGTCGATCGATTCTCACCACGACACTACACAGACCTACTGAGCGAtgat ttcaccAACAGGTGTCTGCTTAAGTGGTTGAAGCTGTGGGACTGCGTGGTGTTTGGCAGAGAGAGGAAACCCCGCCCCATTGTGCAAGAGAACCAATTACAGGGCGGCTTCCAGGGCAGCTACCAATCACAGGGCGGCTTCAAGGGCAACAACCAATCACAGGGTGGCTTCAAGGGCAACAATCAATCGCAGGGCGGCTTCAAGACCAAGAGCCAAATCACAGAGGAGATCCTGGAGGCAGAGCTCGACCAATACAAGCGCCCCAAATACAAG gtggcgtTACTCTCAGGTCCTCCTGGTCTGGGTAAGACAACGTTGGCTCACATCATCGCAAAGCATGCTGGGTACAACGTAGTGGAAATTAACGCCAG tgatGACCGTAGTGCGGAGCTTTTCCAGAAGCGTATTGACACGGCTACCCAGATGAAGTCTGTCCTGGGAGCCAATGAGAAGCCAAACTGCCTCATTATTGACGAGATCGATGGAGCGCCTTCC GCGGCGATCAACGTGCTATTGGCTATTTTGAACAGGAAGGAGAGCCGTGATGAGGGGGAAGGGGCGGGACCAAACtccctgaagaagaagaagaagaaagagaacgTGCTTCTGCGACCAATCATATGCATCTGCAACGACCT TTATGTGCCAGCACTCCGGCCCCTGCGACAGCAAGCGTTCTTATTGGCTTTCCCCCAGACGCAACCATCACGCCTCACACAGAGACTggcagag atttCTCGTTATCAGGGTATGAAGGTGGACACTGGGACTCTAATGGCTCTCTGTGAGAAGACGGACAATGACATCAGATCATGCATCAACAccttacag tTCCTGCATGGTCGTGGTAAAAGGCAGCTGGACGTGCGTGccgtgtccagtgtgtgtgtcggCCAGAAGGACCAAAACAAGGGACTCTTCTCCATCTGGCAGGAGATATTCCAGCTACCCAGAAACGCCAACAAGag GAAGCGGATTGGTCGAGAGGGCCAGGAGGGAGTGCTTAACGAAGGAGCTCAGAGATTACATCACATCCTGCACCTGGCCTCCTCTTGCGGAGAGAACGAGAAAATTACACAg gGCCTGTATGACAACTTCTTGCACATGAAGTTGAAGGACCCCAGTCTTGGCGGCGTGTGCGCGGGTCTGGACTGGTTGTGTTTTGTTGACGTGCTGGGAGAGTACATGATGCACACGCAGAACTTCACTCTGCTGCGCTACACACCCTTCCTCCCTGCAGCGTTCCACAtgctctacgcacacacacacacgccgcgcaTCAACTACCCCTCAAGCCACTACgag gcCCTGACGAAGCAGCAGCAGTTGCGGAACGGTGTGGTTGCCATGTTGGCGGATATTCCCCCGTCTGTGCGTAGTCGAGTGGCCATCACGTCTCTCTGTCTGGACATGCTGAGTCTCCTCCTCGACCTCATCGCACCCAAACTGCGCCCC gtgaATCCTCAGCTCTATAGCTCCAGAGAGAAACAGCAGCTGCTAGACTTGATTGACACCATGATCAACTACAACCTCAACTACACACAGCAGAGGAACCCAGAGGGCCAATACACATACCTACTGGagcc tAACGTGGAGGAGGTGGTGCGTTTCCCGGGCCTGCCACCCCGTCGCCAGTTGACCTATCAGGTGAAGCAGCTTATCGCCCGAGAGATAGAACTTGAACGCATGCGCAGGACTGAACGCGCTCAGCTCAGGAGGAATGCAaacacg AGAGGAGatccacaggaagtgatgtcacaaCCACAGGCAGCCAAGGTggagaaacaggaagtgaagagaGTCACCAGCAAGAACCACCAGCAGAGACTGGAGAACATCGTCAAGCAGGCAGTAGTGGAGACCAgg CCTGAGATGGACTTCTTTGGCCGTGTCATAGTACCCAAGGACAAACCAGCCTCCAcaaacacag cGGAGGAGGGTAAAGGAGGCGTGGCTACTAAAGGGAGTTTGGCTCAGATTGGTGTTGCTGTGGGAAACAGTGATGTTTGGTTCCGTTTCAACGAGGGAGTTTCCAACGCAGTCAGGCGGAATGTGTACATCAGAGAACTACTctaa